From the genome of Deinococcus malanensis:
CTTTCCAGACATCGTCCCTGACTACATTGCTGGTCCCCACCAGGGTCCCATCGACATCCACACCGATCAGTCCAAGCATCCGGGCAGTGTAGGGGTTGGCGGGTAGCGTGTAGTGGCGTTGTTCCAGATGAGCTAACTGCTCAGGGGCCTCGTCCAGACACCTTCACGATCAAGAACTGCCTCGCCACCGACATGCACTGCGCGTACATCACGGCCCTGCAGTTCGACTTCAACCTCCACTTCCCCCGGAGTCCCCATGGCATGTCCCTGGGCGATCAGGCCACAGGCGCGCTCGCCCCGCACCGGCAGCCGCCCCTGCGACGCGAGCAGACCCAGCAGCGCACCAGCTGCGCTGCCGGAGACCGGATCTTCGGGAATGCCGACCCGGGGCGCGAAATCCCGGGTGGCGAACCGGTTTACACCGACGGGTGCATAGGCGTACAGGCTGGTGACGTCCAGCGCCTCAGTAAGCGCATGAATACGCGGCAGGTCCGGCTCCACTGCGTCCAGAATCAGCCGGTCGAGAAGGGGGACAACCACGCTCCAGCCACCGGTGCTCGCGGCAGCCAGCGGTAACCCCCGGTGAATCATGCGCGAGTCGATTCCCAGCGCTTCTGCGAGATCAGTATGCAGGCTCGCGGGCACGGAACGAACCTGGAGTGAAGGCTGCCGCATCCAGACCCGGCTGGGAACGCCCGCCTGACTATCGAGCCGCAAGGGCACCCGGCCCGCCAGAGTTTCCAGGTGCAGGGGTTGTCCCGTCCAGTGTCC
Proteins encoded in this window:
- a CDS encoding PhzF family phenazine biosynthesis isomerase, producing the protein MIAYSEVCAFTNTPGHGNRAGVVLDASDLSEREMQQLATFVGTPETVFVTRLAPGAVRVRYFTPTQEIEFCGHATVALGLILAQGGHWTGQPLHLETLAGRVPLRLDSQAGVPSRVWMRQPSLQVRSVPASLHTDLAEALGIDSRMIHRGLPLAAASTGGWSVVVPLLDRLILDAVEPDLPRIHALTEALDVTSLYAYAPVGVNRFATRDFAPRVGIPEDPVSGSAAGALLGLLASQGRLPVRGERACGLIAQGHAMGTPGEVEVEVELQGRDVRAVHVGGEAVLDREGVWTRPLSS